CAGCGCTTTTTTGTTGTCGCAACTAGTTTTAACAAGAAGAAATGTCAGATCTTATGGCATTTTATTGATACTGGTGCAAAGTGAAGGAACTGTGGATAGTGTTGGAAGCTAAATGGAAAACTGGaaagaaacatgtaaaatattcatatctTTCAAACTTGAGAGAAGTGAGAAAAAAGCTGTTTATGTGGtgtacaaaataaatccatcaCAACTCAGATTCTGTTTCAAAGCAGGCCTAAATACTAAACTACTGCAAACATATTTAACTACATATACAATAACACTATAGTAGGACGGTAGAAATGTTCCCATCATACATGTGTTGCAAAGAGGGAGACACAAGTTTCATACTCGGCAATGTTCAGGACTAGAATGTTGTGAATTACCTTGTCTTTGAGGCCAAAGTGGAGGTGGGGCAACATGTGCAAACATGGTGACAGAAGGGTCATCTCGATGGGAATGATGCTCAGCTCCCCCTTCTTGGTCTTTCCAGGATTTCCACGGACACCAATGATGTCGCCACGCCGCAGCTTGTTGTTGATGGCCACAAACGCTTCTTCGGACTTGTAGTTCCTGCCAGAATAACCCAAAAAGGCAAAGAAATGAGGTTAACGTTGTCAAACAAATCCACAACCTCACTCAATGAAAGCTCCAGATGGCACACCTTGAGTTTGCCATGACCTGCAGCTTCACTCCTTCACCACGCAGGTCGTAGAAGATCAGCTTGGCACCAGAAGCCCTCTTGGCGTGAACTCGGCCTGCCAAATATTTAGGTTTAACAAAGGGTATGAGGCCGGTTTACTTTGGAAAGGATAAAATCATAAAGTCTTCCTGGTACCTGACACAGCAAGAACAACATCGCTCAGTTGGTCCCCAGGTTGCAGGTGGTTGTATTTCTGAATGAAGTCTGTAAGCGACAAGTCCACATGGTATTTGTGTGGGTACGGGTCCTCAGCTGTGCTCTTCAACTCCTGGATGGCCTGGGTGCGGATCTTGAAGTATTGCTGTAACACAAGTATATTATTAGCCAGCCTGAAGCATGTTCTTTAGGAAAGTTGTGACCTACTTCCTGTACATTGCTTGCAAATCTCTAGAGGCTGCAGGCTGTAGACATCATTATGTTGAGATAGTGACAAGATAAGTAAAATTTAGTTGCATATTTGAATTGTCTGGTTTGTCTGCAGGAaggtctattttttttctccatcttttcttACTTGGAagagtttaaaaattttgtataaaaattgTTGCTTCAATAAAAGCCTAAAATATTCATTGtgagtttgaaatatttcatgtttagaaaaaaagtaattaaaatagtTTGCAAGATGATCTATGCCGGTAAAGAAAATACTCTCAATGCAGTGGTGTGTATTATCAAAGgcactttgttcttttttcaaacatgtaaaaatgttaaataaagaatGGGCTAGTATATTTGAATAGATCTTTAATAACACAACTTAGCTTAGattctttcagtttctttttgagTTGGGCTTGCTTAAGTACACCCATGTAATCACTTCTGGCACACAGGAGATAAATATGTTCTCACAATGAAAGTCGTAAAAACAACCACCCCAAGCTTAAGATAattcatgttttgaaaatgtcagtaaaacaaCTTACAGGATGTTCTATGAGCATGAAAACAGTCTCAATGCCAAGTGGAATGAGTGTTTGCGATGGTGACCATTATCACTTTcatatttgcttattttaaagaacaaaacaaacaaaaaatacttgtgaAAGTGATAATAATCATATAGCAGAGACACAACAGGCAATGCAGTGCAGACAGAAAGCAGAAGCTTATATTTGTTATCTTAAGATTTGGCAACTGTTTGAAAGCAGGGAGTTATTTGGTTTTTCTTAACttcttgtttagtttatttatagtttttttaaatcaaaccttCCCTGTATTGAAACAAATAGGTAAGGCAAATAGAACACAGCGTAGTTGTTATTCTTGATTGATCACTTAAAAACATGGAACTCTATTAAACCTTCTAAATTTTATATCTTATTCACCTGATTAGGACactttttagtaaaaaatatgttgacattGTGGGACAGGGATTTCatcaaaaaatttgatttacaaatatattcaaaGGGACTGGTTGTCCAAAAACTGTCTAAGCAAATTTGGTAtttcaaaaaaatgaaattaaacagagTGCCTGAAGGACAGATTACTGCATATATTTGTCTAAACTTGCATCATTTCACTTAGAAGAGCACACTCagtttaagaattttttttgactaatattaaaacaaataaacatgcttGCAAAAGGAAACATactaaatgtatatttaatggTGATTAGTGACCAACTTACATTGGGATCGAGTGTTTCATCATCCAGGGCACTGGCATTTTGTGCATTGGCATTATTGGAGTCAGTTTGTTCCCCCAAATCCTTTGCTTTTGATTCTTTCTCAGCCAATTTCTTCTCAGCTTTCATTCGTCTCTTCAGCTcactgaaagaataaaaacataataaatgaacCAGACATGTTAAAAAGATTTCCAGcccttcaaaaacagaaacacgtgTTCACTAACATAACATCAACAATACGATGTCCCCCTTGCTTTTTACTGTAGTGTGGTGTCGACTATTAAAGGAGAGCAAGAAGAAGGGAGACCATATCTAGTTTGATGACAAAAGGTTGGTTGTTTCTCACACAGGAACGGAAAAGCCACCAACCTTTTGTCACCTCTCCATCGTATTCCGTGAAACTGAGCCGGGGCTGCAGCTGAACACGGGGATGCATATTTTAACCACTGTCCTCTGACAGCAAAGGCTTGACAGAGCTGCTGCCTGGCAGCCCTGACGAGACACAGCATGCTGAGCTACCACAGTCAGCAGACAGACCTGAGAAAACATATACATGCAAAGACAGAGGGGAGCATCAACGGCGGTATTTGCTCACCAGAAAGGGAAAAACTAATTGCAAAACTAAATTCTACAACTCATGACCTCAGggtaacaacaataataataacggCAATagcaacaataaataataataatatgaaaaaaatatatattatagaGACAAGATCTTTAAAAGGGATTTGGCATAGTTAATAGGCTGTCTCCACGTTTTATACAAACAAGTTAGCGACATAAACtattataaatcaaatttttacgGGAGAAAGTGGAATCTGGCAACATGTTGAAGTGCGGAAAtaaattttgtagttttttctgTTCGCCAAACTACCGACCGAGACTTGATTACGTCACCGTAGAGGACTACAGCTACCAGAAGGAGCAGCGAACTTAAATATGGGATGTGTAGGTCTTGTAGCGTGCCTCCATATGGGACCTTCATTTAGATGTCACAAGGTTTCGCATAGCAAGACTAAAGCGGGCCTTGTTAACGAAAGATCAACAACCTTGCAGAAAAGACTACAGATTAGGAAGCATCTAAAGCTTAAAAAGCTTGGCAGTAAGGAAATAGGCTCACTTTTTGCTGAGTTTCTCTTCCCCCACCGCTGTCACGTCAGCCATGTTCTTGATGCTGCGCGCTGAAAGAGAGAGCTGGTCTGAAAGTGCGTCCTACGCGTGCGCACCAGATAAATGAAAGCTTGGTGGTGCGTTTAGGGGAATATCGGAAACTAGCATATTGAAAGTGAACGAGCGATGAACCcataataaatcagtaaaaattataaacaatataaaaattattttatactgtttcatataaaatcatttttaatccgAACCTTatgttgaaatgtgttttaataataatatctaCTGCATGATGCCCTGCCAACATAAGACGTTACAAAATCTAAGTATTTCATTGCATCATACTGAACACATAAAGACACCTTTAAACATAAACCATAAAATGTTGATTGCTTTGCTGTTGCATCAGGAAGAGGCTTCGCAACTTTATGTTTCTCTTTCCCAATCTCCTGAGGTCTTGAGAATGGTATGAAGACTACATTGAAATACTTGAAATACTTGAAATAcaaattttgtttcatcttaaagaaatctgaaaataagTAATGAGTGGGTTTTTATTATCATAGAAACCCAGATCAACACTGTTCCTCAGACCACAAAATCATGATCAAGTATAAAGTCGAACAATCTTGATGggagattttgttctttttgccaTAAAAATTATAACTCCAAACCGAAGAAATTGTCAATAATTAAGAGATGGAGGGGGTCTCTACAGCTTCTTACCAGTATAATataattacagttaaataaatattggaaacatcaatcaatcaaagtCTAATTTAGCCattaacttttgaaaatattgatgAGATACTGTGATTCTGCagtacaaaacatttatttgttattaaacTATAGCTTAGATTTTATATGCAAAAGGACATGAAGTTGCTCTTGTATTTTCCTTTGGCTagtattttcttctgttgtttatatgcaaataaaataagatcAAATTGACCCAGAActaaatattgaaattattaCTATTTACGCCGTGCATTTTCACAAGATAACTTCCACAAAATGTCATTCAGtattacagataaaataaaacaccactAAAAATTAAAGTATACTAGTTTAATTAAAGATTGCAGTAAGTTTACAAATTCGCAAGAAAATaacagtaacaaaaacaaactccaaatATAAACAGATTTTCCCCTAATGAATGATGATTGACAGTTACTCtgatggttaaaaacaaaattttccaaGCTGTTTACTAGAAGAATGGTTTGATCTGGTTTACAGAATTTGCAAAGAAgtaccaaaataaaatttcagaactacattttattttattttttttattggtctgtgTTTCCTTTATAGCAACTTTCATAAGCCCAGATTTGGATTTTTACCTACAGGAAAACGTGAGACAATAATCTGATGGTCTCAAAGAAACCACTGTTCCAGTAAACAGCAAGACCaactaacaaacatttattcatataaacCCCATAAGCAAGATGGTAATCCACAAAGCAAACAACTTGTCACTTTTTCCCTACTGAaaacaagcattaaaaaaacccccctcAAAACTTTGATCACTGTTGAGAGAAGAAATAACATTGTGCTTCAATCATACCgtaaggacatttttaaaaaagcaacataaataatAGAATATCTACTTTAGCTTGTCATCTGTGGTTTAAACACAGAGGGCTATACTTGGAAAAAGACACGTTTTAAACAGATCTAAAATTAATGTACATCATCTGCATAGCAGTTtcggagaaaatgtttttgcatttatgttAGTTATCATAAGTgcaatgcatttttgttttattttagtacaaACAGGACAGATGCATACGGGAAGCGCCAGTAGAGTTAACGACAAATTTAgaacaactacaaaaactgTCAAACATTCTAAGCACACTTTGGGTGTTATGGCTTAAAATTATAGTTGAGTATTTAATCAGACTCTAAAAGGCAACAGCAACAATTCAACCCATGTGCTAAAGTTATCTCTACTCAGGCTGGATGTGCAATCTGTGCAGTGTTTTCAGAATTGTTACCGGTGTAATGATTGATTAGCTTTGACTTAGTTTgtcaatattaaattaaatgtaaaaataaaacttcaaatgcAAAGAACAGATAAAAATGAGAAGTTTCCCAAAAAATTCTCCCTCTTTTCCATAACTTAGCAAAGACTGTAATAAAAGTCAGACAAACACAGATGAGGAAAACCGTAATTTCAAAAAAAGTAATTACCTCTTCACTATGTGCAGTTAAAACATTCTGGATataaggaagattttttttttttccatccacaaTTCACAAAATGAGCAGTACATTCATATTGAATACTGAAAATTCTTGGTCTGACAGCATGGTACCATATTGCCTGGCTAAAAACTGTTTGGTCAGAAAAGTCTAGGATATACGCGTTACATGTACattgacatatatatatatatacaggaGCAAGTGTGCACAGTCAGCTGTATGGTCATCATTCATAGTATATAAAGCATTTCACtttccctaaaaaaataaaaaggcaccaccaccagcagcacaAGATGGCTCACCCTTAATTTTCCATCTGAGATTTTCTCAAGTTCAGtaacagctgcagaaacaacagTATGAACTTCAGGCGCTTTGGAGAACTTGGAAAAATTACAGTTGGCATAAACATCCTCATCCACGGACAGCAGAGTAAAAACATTCATCTCCACTTGACTAAACAGAGAGTAACATAGATTAAGAGCAAGTCAGTAAACATTGGTTTTACTGAGCTggttataataattttttgagCCAAGTGCAACAAAGCGACATTCACTTTAGTCACAGCAGAATGAGGCCGCCTCCTCCTCGGCAGCAGACTGGTCCCGATGCCAGGCTCTCCCAGGTGGTACAGCAATGAGCAGATTggggtgggggaaaaaaaataacattcatcAACACAGCTAGAGGGAAAAATAACCATGACTGCAGAGCAATTCTACGAACCACCAATGCGCAAATAAATTAAGATATATTTCTCTGTTAAGATGAATACCTACTACAGTGATAAAAAAgtttatgtatttctttaaataattatctctctaaaaagaaaagcaacagaaaactataaatatggAACATTGGAAATAtgagtttttctattttacaagTTGAAGAAAGCTAGAAAGCTCTCCTCTCCCAAGTCATGTTTCCTTCTAGAGAAAggtcccttaaaaaaaaaaaccaaaaaaaaaccaaacaaacacacccaaaTTGATCACACTACACACAGCTGCACTCCATCGCTCCGCAAATCACATTGGTAATGTTTACATCAACTCCATCCTAAAACAACAGCTGTTTGAGATTTTAAAGTGAATACTAAGTGTAACGGTCTTAATGCATTAGTTTCAACATGTACACTGAAcacgagaaaaaaaagaacGGACAATTACAATTACAAGAGACCCGCCTCTTGTTTGTGCATGCAATTACATAAAACTACAGACTGCaaactgttttgtctttattagaaaaaaggaaaacaaaaactgtaaagtgTAGCATCAGGACAAAACGCATTCTGGAATGTCAGGAGGTAAATGCTAAAGAGACAATTAGTGAACAGaaagaagacaataaaaaccTTAATGAGCCATAAAACTGGCACTTTATCAGGATGTACACAAAGATCAAACTTTGGTGTTGAAGTCACTGACCACCAGCTGACAAAACAACATGAGGTCTGTAAAGCTTCAATGTGCacaatttctgaattttaataCAATGATCTGTGCGAGATGTTCAGCTGTAGACACATTTCATTCACTAACGtcaacatttctacaaaactgGCTCATTTCTAGCTGGTTTAGGAATACTACTCCAGTTCAGACAATGACACTGAAAAAACCCACCTTCCAACCATTAAACTGAAAGTAATGGTGCACTAAGTTAATGCTCTCCTCTAGATGTATATTCTGATAATatataactgaaaataaaaaaaactatctgaATAGAATTCatttgttcaatttattttaatgtaatttcaaAAACTAATATATTAACATTTCTGGTAAAGAATAGCAACAAAGTAGCTGGTAATTTGATGCACAGCTGTATGATcatagagataaaaaaaaattatattttactacAAACGTACTGGCTGTGACACATTACAATACCATTTAAgggattttttaattattttttttttgctcatttatttttcctcacaaaTGCTGCCTTGTTTTTAACCTAGGGAACGAAGACACAATatatggacataaaaaaaaaatacaaaaatcaccCTTCCAAATGAGTCTGCAGCACTCTTTATAAAAGGAGTGATTAAAGAGCAACATCATCAATGATTTTTAACATAGGTTGTAACCCGGATTGGTCACAtgaaccagaacattttaacaGACTACGTGTCTGCATCCCGGCTCACATGTTGATAGAGataatatgttaaaataaataaaacatttaatatttacaaataaatctcTTAGTTTAACCATCTTCACTGTTTTGACAAATCTTTAGCATGAACCCAGTCAAATACAATACATAATATATGTAGATTTATTAACGAATACATCTATGTAGCACCTAACAAGCTTATTTATcgcattataaataaaatcaagatcTAGATTGAATTTATTGCTATCAACAGGTTCAAGCCCACTGctttaaactgcaaaataaTAACCAAATTACATTAAACCTCCCATGTTCACTTCGACAGTTCTTGAACttcatatttctttaatttctctcCCTCTATAgaccttttgtttttgcaaactaTCTGCACCATGTCAAACAGCAGCTACTAGAACGGCCAAACATGCCACACAATGTCTAAGCCCTATATGCTATACCAAACGGTCCGTCTTTCATGCAACATAATGTATAATATAATGGCAAGAAtaagaagtagaaaaaaaacacattaaaggaaATATATTCACAGAAACTTCTAACTCTTTAGGAGACATTTTAcaagacacagaaaaacaaaactggagcaTGCTACAGATAACATCACATTCTACCTATTTACATTTAAGAACAAGTTCTCTGATTATAAGGGCCTGACAAGTTGACAGTCTTCtcagagaaaaagtgaaagaaaaagatttgagAACCACTTCTCTTTTCAGACTCTTCAGGAGTTAGTCACTACTTACACAAGTTTCAGTAAAAGTGAGTTAGCCAGTTTGTGAGAGATATGAAGAGATGTTAACTTGGTCACCGTCAACCCATTCCTAAATCCTGGTCTATGTGTCTGCATATAAAAGAAATGATCCAGTTTGTCTTTGAAGTCACTGTCATGTAGATTGGTCGTTAATATTTTTGTCCGAAGAGACCAGCTGAGTAAAGGCCAGCAGCTGTTTGAATACGTCCTCTGCGGTGCAGGAGCAGGCCTGCATGCAGTAATCACACATTGACACTTGAACCTTTTCTTCGTTGTTTAACAATTTCCAGATTTCTtcggcaaaaaaataaaacaagcccATGAGCTTCTGTGACATTTAGAATGAACGCGTGAGGGTGCCGCCTGATTCATGCAGGCTGACTAGCAGGTCATTGATCTTCTCCATGTTTTGAGAGACCTCCATGCTGCCCTGTGCGTTTGTCCCAGGCTGGGACAGAGACTGGCTGAGCAGGGACTGGATGCGAGCCTCGCTCTCCTGCTGGTTCTGCCCCGACTGGCTGATTGCTATGATCTGATCTGAAACTGTGTTTCCAGGGCTGTTCATCAGCTGGCCACATCCTACAAGAAGGGacagaaaaatttaaagcaaaataaccatattttataattaaatgaaaaatagataTTGTTATTATAACCCTCTGCCAAACAGACGTGATAAGTACCctagaaaatgtattatttctctcataaaaacataacagtcCCTATTCAAAAAGATTACATCCTATGGTTTATTTAACAGCATAATTTAAAGCGATGCTACTTTGTACAACTATTGATTAAAAATACCTCTTGATTCTTCTTGATTTTTCActacatttagttttgttacaaccaaaaacttcaGAGAGTAAGAAAAGAATATGATTTTTACATTCgcctttacaaataaaactgcaaaaagagtgcatttgtattcagaatGTCCCATGAAATTACAATTTGAAGAAGCATCTTTCAGTGTATTTACAGCCATTTGGGTTTTTCGGagtgtctctaccagcttttgcacatctagagaatACGATTtctcttctttgcaaaatatttgaGGGAATGCACCTGTGAACAGAATACTTCAAGACTTGCCACAGATTATCCATTAGAttatttgtgttggtctaccatacaaaatcccaataaaaaaaaaacattgaagtttgtaattttaagttacaaaattaaaaagaaaaatcaaatggCGTGGATACTTTATAAAGCcactgtaaatgtgttttaggACAACATACCACACTGGAAAAATATgcattgacacacacacacacacacacacaaaaaaagttattgtgaAGAGTTAATGCAGCACAATGAGCCAAAACATGAGAACTGTTTTTTGTTATCTTCCCTCTGTTTACTTAAAAACATTAAGACAAGCTTGCCGGCACTTGTTGTTCTATTAACTCATCGGTTCGCCTTGTTTATAACATCCTTACCATTCTGCATCCCGAAGATGAAAAGGCCCGGCTGCTGAGGCTGGCTGGGTTGACTGATGCTCCCGCTCACAGCGTGCTGGAACAAGCTTCCTGGCTGCTGGACGGGAGAGGAGGTGGTGGTCGGAAGGTTGGCCACGCCGTTCTGGGAGGCAAACATGGCTGACTGAGTGAGCTCGGGAACAGCCATCCCCCCTTGCATGGGAGGCATATTGGATGGCGGGATGAAGAGACTCACTGGCTGCTCATGCTGATTGTTGGGGGTGCTGCCTAACTGCATTGGCTGCTGCTCCTGGAACATGACTTGCTGTGGTGAATTGGTGGGATTCCCTAAGGCCATGGGCTCAGGCTGGTTCTGCTGATTGACACCCACCATGCTGTCTTGGGAAAACAGCTGAGACGGGCTTTGGGACTCCTGGGAAACTAGACTGCTGGTGGTGAGAGGAGGCATTTGGCCTGGACTGGTAAAAATGAGGTTAGGGGCCTGTGGCTGTGTGGACAGGTTGTTGTTACAGAACATTAAGCCTgcttgctgttgttgctgctggcCTGGAGAGAGTGTGTTTGGAGAGGAATGGGGGGAGATGCTCTGAAACATGGCTGGCTGCTGGGGCGGCTGTGTGAGCGGCGGAGGCTGTGACGACTGCTGCTGCTCCATGGGGCTTCTCTGCTGCATGGGGGATATCTGGGCCTGGGTCTGAAATACTGACTGCGGTTCAGGAGAGGAGGATTGTAGAGCATTAAGGAAggccagctgctgctgttgctgctgctgctgttgttgttgctgctgctgctgctgagaacCACCGGTTGTAAGCTGGGTGGACAGGGGTGTTTGGGGAAGGAAAAGCCCAGTGGGGGATTGCTGTTGCTCCTGAGACTGCAGCACTGTCATGGTGCTCTGGAACAGCGCAGCCTGGACTTGCTCCTGGGAAGCCTTCTGATACATTGATGCCTGTGGATCCTGGGTCTCAGCCAGAGGACTGGGATTGTGGAACATGGTTGGTGAAGGATGGGTGGGGGTCTGCTGGAGGAAGCCGGTCTGCATGGAACAAAGGTCGTTCGCCTGCTGAAAAAGGgcagcctgctgctgctgagtctgctgctgctgctgatccgGTGGGTAAAGTGAAGTCTGGTTGGTCACCACTCCTGGTGGGGAACCTTGAAGGTCTGCGTTCTCGGCCTGGGCAGCATCCTGAAACATGCCACACTGCATCTGGATCTGAGACTGGAACAGTTGTTGCTGCAAGTTCTCCaaaacctgctgctgttgctgctgctgctgctgttggattTGCTGATGTTGTTGCTGCTGAATCTGTTGAGTTTGGATCTGTTGCTGGTGCTGGAtgtgctgttgctgctgttgaatTTGTTGCTGCTGAATCTGCTGATTTTGGATCTGTTGCTGGTGTTGcatttgttgctgctgctgcttggttATCGAGTTGTCAGCCTGAATTGGTAAGTTACAGTATCCCTTAGCTTTAAGTTGTCTCACAGCTTCCTCCAGCTGAGCCACTTCATCTGCAGGGAAGAGCTGCAGCTGTGGCTGCGGCGGCGGGGGTGCCGGTTCAACACACAACCTGCCCACTCCTCCAGAAGCGCTGCCGGACCTCTCTCGCATCAGACCATCTCTGGACTCTAAAAGGAACTGCTGGGAGCCTTGTGGGAGAAGAGACTCTGCAGGCAAAGGGAATGGGCTGCTTGGAGCAATATCCTGCTTTTGGATGGTGCTTAACGAATCGACATTGGTAAAAGCAGCAGCCTGGGTTTCATCTGGATCGCCTGCAGTCTGAGGTAAGCCATTGCTGAAAACTAAGCTTTTATTTAGATGTGCTGTTGCTACATCTTGGGTTGGCTGGGGTGCGCGAAGGTCACCGTTCTGGTGAAGAAAGGAACACAAAGCGACAAAAGCACAAGTTGGGAGTTTTAAGACGCGTTATTATAAATGCGGAATCTAATTTCTGAAACATCTTTCACAAAAATAAGCTGTTCGGTGCAGTGAAGTACAAAGCAAACTAAACAAAGCCACCAAAAACGTGAATCAAACAGAGACTATATTGACTTGAATATATAAAAGCAGTTTATGGCTCAGTAATTCACCTTAAATACTCCAGAGGCCTGAAGGTTGTTTGTCACTTCCATTGGGGTGACATCTTCTCTCTTCACTAAAGGCAACATTGAAGGCATCAAGGCACCGTCTACAGCTGTAGGAGAAACAGGATGGATGCCAAATGTTAATTTAGATGCTCTTTGTaatcaagataaagaaaaagaaacaattaaaacccTCTTCACTAAGTATTGAACttaaaagacttttaaaaaatatcaccCTGACAGGCATAAAGCAACGATGATAAggtaataattttaataaaaaggacTACTAACCTTTGAGTTGCTCATCATAAGAACAGGTCTTCACTGGTGATGGCATCTCTTTCTTTACAGGAATTTCATTTTGTACTGCAAGattgtctaaaataaaacaagataaaagaCACCAGGACAGCAGTTAATTAGAACATGATTCATAGAGATTTGCTTATGTTAAAAACTTATTATTCAGATATTGCATTGCGTTACAAGAAGGAACCTTGAAATGAGTAAAAACACTAGATAAATGTCAGTGCTACATAGGGATTTGCCTTTCAGAAAGGAGAGGAAGATTACACCTATTTAAAATCATTACTAACACTAAACTGTAGGTGGCAGTGTTGTCTAATATTAGGAAACACCTTAATATGACTCaacactttattaatcccagaagGGGATAATATGCTGTTAGTTACTCAgtctagtaaaataaaaaaaataaaaatcaaagtataaataaatgaacagaatagaaaaacagtaataattAGAATGCATAATTGAAGAATTTGATGAAAGAGAGGTACTCCAAtcaaattcaaacagaaataaacacaatctCTGTAGTCCAttgcaaattaaaattgtaCAGAAATAGTATTAGTGTAACATTAATACAGTAATACTGCAGGAGCTGGTAGTGTTataaaaaagttgcaaaattaaGTGGCCACAGGTCTAAACATAAACTCAAGACACATTATTTAATACTAGTTGTAAAACATATGTACGTTTTATTTGGGGAAGGGATTAGGGGGCTTAATAATACACAGTCTCTTGTTTCTTTAGCTGAACAAACCTGGATCTGGAGTATAGGTGAATGGCTGAACATCATGGGACCTGCCAGCGTTTGTCACCACGTAGATCCCCACACAAACAGGAGAGGAGATGGCCAGGTTCTGATATGTGGGGACCTTCACAATCAGGTGATTCTGGGGAGTTGaagacataaaattaaaaaataaattaaaatgggC
This genomic interval from Gambusia affinis linkage group LG02, SWU_Gaff_1.0, whole genome shotgun sequence contains the following:
- the nfat5b gene encoding nuclear factor of activated T-cells 5 isoform X3, with translation MPSDFISLFNGDLDLNSPGSLYSKESVYDLLASELKLPPSTQQSPEVMSQKSDGEAGPLPSAPLASDALSSSLTTEGPRSAFSTSSSTTMHSSTSSSDQNAAHSRNVDSEDSRSSRVVPEIVGVVGGSGKSSNGDPAGGRGTASQDGQPHHQLTPSKRRTILNISPPPQDLFDDSHMSCQDAPAPLDSEQSNSIWMEDSMSNFSIMSTSSYNDNTEVPRKARKRTPRQKPGPKAVRAVGASMDVFDADSAKAPHFVLSQLGPESKTSTKASSDDSQTTNQKGGTLTMQFPSKCEGKELKILVQPETQHRARYLTEGSRGSVKDRTQQGFPTVKLEGVSEPVVLKVFVGNDAGRVKPHGFYQACRVTGRNTTACKEVDIDGTTVIEVTIDPSTNMTLAVDCVGILKLRNADVEARIGVAGSKKKSTRARLVFRVNIPRSDGSVLTLQTPSSPILCTQPAGLPEILKKSLHTGSVRGGEEVFIIGKNFLKDTKVIFQENVSDEKSWKSEAEIDMELFHQNHLIVKVPTYQNLAISSPVCVGIYVVTNAGRSHDVQPFTYTPDPDNLAVQNEIPVKKEMPSPVKTCSYDEQLKAVDGALMPSMLPLVKREDVTPMEVTNNLQASGVFKNGDLRAPQPTQDVATAHLNKSLVFSNGLPQTAGDPDETQAAAFTNVDSLSTIQKQDIAPSSPFPLPAESLLPQGSQQFLLESRDGLMRERSGSASGGVGRLCVEPAPPPPQPQLQLFPADEVAQLEEAVRQLKAKGYCNLPIQADNSITKQQQQQMQHQQQIQNQQIQQQQIQQQQQHIQHQQQIQTQQIQQQQHQQIQQQQQQQQQQVLENLQQQLFQSQIQMQCGMFQDAAQAENADLQGSPPGVVTNQTSLYPPDQQQQQTQQQQAALFQQANDLCSMQTGFLQQTPTHPSPTMFHNPSPLAETQDPQASMYQKASQEQVQAALFQSTMTVLQSQEQQQSPTGLFLPQTPLSTQLTTGGSQQQQQQQQQQQQQQQQLAFLNALQSSSPEPQSVFQTQAQISPMQQRSPMEQQQSSQPPPLTQPPQQPAMFQSISPHSSPNTLSPGQQQQQQAGLMFCNNNLSTQPQAPNLIFTSPGQMPPLTTSSLVSQESQSPSQLFSQDSMVGVNQQNQPEPMALGNPTNSPQQVMFQEQQPMQLGSTPNNQHEQPVSLFIPPSNMPPMQGGMAVPELTQSAMFASQNGVANLPTTTSSPVQQPGSLFQHAVSGSISQPSQPQQPGLFIFGMQNGCGQLMNSPGNTVSDQIIAISQSGQNQQESEARIQSLLSQSLSQPGTNAQGSMEVSQNMEKINDLLVSLHESGGTLTRSF